From Acidithiobacillus sp., the proteins below share one genomic window:
- a CDS encoding RES family NAD+ phosphorylase: MVGPYRSGDGRLTVVLWRISNHATLDGLGGMRASGRWSSRGRPVVYCAPDPSTALLETLVHLEVDAEDLPDAFQWLRVSVPEDIALDRADITHLPQDWSQHPHLTQVYGDRWLADGAAPLLRVPSVLVPETWNVLLNPRHPAATRCAISATYRYPLDTRLAQRPGCPS; this comes from the coding sequence ATGGTTGGTCCGTATCGATCAGGGGATGGCCGCCTGACGGTGGTTCTCTGGCGGATCAGTAATCATGCGACGCTGGATGGTCTGGGTGGCATGCGTGCTTCCGGACGTTGGTCCAGTCGCGGCCGTCCGGTAGTCTATTGCGCGCCGGACCCGTCCACGGCACTTCTGGAAACGCTGGTCCATCTCGAAGTCGATGCGGAAGACCTCCCGGACGCGTTCCAATGGTTGCGTGTTTCCGTGCCGGAAGATATCGCGTTAGACCGTGCGGACATCACGCATCTTCCGCAGGATTGGAGTCAACATCCGCATCTCACGCAGGTCTATGGGGACCGCTGGCTCGCCGACGGGGCAGCACCCCTGCTGCGCGTGCCGAGTGTACTGGTGCCCGAGACCTGGAACGTGCTTCTGAACCCTCGGCATCCGGCGGCGACGCGCTGCGCCATTTCTGCCACCTATCGTTATCCTTTGGACACGCGTTTGGCGCAGAGGCCCGGCTGTCCCTCATGA
- a CDS encoding Lrp/AsnC family transcriptional regulator, whose translation MRSKAPASELDRYDRRILEELQRDGGLSNQRLAERIALSPSPCLRRVQALEEAGIIRKRVALLDPQRLGLALMVLMHISMDRHTPERFEHFEAEISRSPEVLECYLITGHDADYQIKVAVRDMAHFQEFLLHRLTRIEGVTGVHSSFVLRKVVDTTELPVY comes from the coding sequence ATGAGGTCGAAAGCCCCTGCCAGCGAATTAGATCGCTATGACCGCCGCATTCTGGAGGAACTACAGCGCGACGGCGGACTCAGCAATCAGCGCCTCGCCGAGCGTATCGCTTTGTCCCCCTCCCCCTGCCTGCGCCGGGTGCAGGCGCTGGAAGAAGCCGGGATCATCCGCAAGCGTGTGGCTCTGCTGGACCCGCAGCGTCTGGGCTTGGCGCTGATGGTGCTGATGCACATCAGTATGGACCGCCATACCCCCGAGCGTTTTGAGCATTTTGAGGCGGAAATCAGCCGTTCTCCGGAGGTGCTGGAGTGCTACCTCATCACTGGCCATGACGCGGATTACCAGATCAAGGTCGCCGTGCGCGATATGGCGCATTTTCAGGAATTTTTACTCCATCGCCTGACGCGCATTGAGGGGGTGACCGGTGTGCATTCCAGCTTTGTGCTGCGTAAGGTCGTGGATACGACGGAGTTGCCGGTGTATTGA
- a CDS encoding type II toxin-antitoxin system HigB family toxin, producing MRVIAVSTLRAFWEEYPPAGEPLRSWYAIASRAGWNSPADIKAAYRNASFLPGNRVVFNIKGNDYRLIVAIHYDRGLMYIRFVGTHAQYDRIDACII from the coding sequence ATGCGGGTTATTGCCGTAAGTACCTTGCGGGCCTTCTGGGAAGAGTACCCACCTGCCGGGGAACCGCTGCGCAGTTGGTATGCCATCGCCAGCCGTGCCGGCTGGAATAGCCCTGCAGACATCAAGGCCGCTTATCGCAATGCGAGTTTCTTACCCGGAAACCGGGTGGTATTTAACATCAAGGGAAACGATTACCGGCTGATTGTGGCCATTCATTACGACCGTGGCCTGATGTATATCCGTTTTGTAGGCACTCATGCGCAGTATGACCGCATCGATGCATGTATTATCTAA
- a CDS encoding carboxymuconolactone decarboxylase family protein, which yields MSTEHARIGYLSFTKTAPEVYAALQLMGKAVDDSGLEKPLTELIKVRVSQINGCAFCIQYHLNVARQIGVDPVKLDLVAGWRDAGIFSAREQAALAWAECLTALAAQGAPDAVYEALQSQFTETEVTFLTVAIGAINHWNRLGVGLRFSPPPPRTGGQI from the coding sequence ATGTCCACAGAGCATGCCCGTATTGGCTACCTCTCCTTCACCAAGACCGCGCCCGAGGTCTACGCCGCACTCCAGTTGATGGGAAAAGCGGTCGATGATTCCGGCCTCGAAAAACCCCTGACGGAACTGATCAAGGTGCGGGTATCGCAAATCAACGGCTGTGCGTTCTGTATTCAGTACCACCTGAACGTCGCCCGTCAAATCGGTGTGGACCCGGTCAAGCTAGATCTGGTCGCGGGTTGGAGGGATGCCGGTATATTTTCTGCACGGGAGCAGGCCGCTTTGGCGTGGGCGGAATGTCTGACGGCGCTCGCGGCCCAAGGGGCACCCGACGCCGTCTATGAGGCACTGCAGTCTCAGTTCACGGAAACAGAAGTGACGTTCCTGACGGTAGCCATCGGCGCCATCAATCACTGGAATCGACTGGGTGTTGGTCTGCGATTTTCGCCGCCGCCCCCGCGCACGGGGGGGCAGATATGA
- a CDS encoding YceI family protein, whose product MLQNKVSIALRTTILSVALSASLVSLADAATYHRLDASPAGSYRVDPDHSLAWFTIGHAGVAVVVGRFDKLFGSYTFNPARPAEDKVDIRIPAASINTNFALRDHDLRGPDFFNVREFPNITFVSTRYQPTGKESGQLYGKLTIHGVTRPVTFQVREIGAGPVPALPKPWGGYLSGYEATTTIQRSDFGMDAYAGMIANTVHLHVNIEGVRTTG is encoded by the coding sequence ATGTTACAGAACAAGGTTTCCATTGCACTGAGGACCACCATCCTTTCCGTCGCATTGTCCGCGTCACTGGTGTCACTTGCTGACGCCGCGACATACCATCGACTGGATGCCAGCCCGGCGGGCTCGTACCGGGTTGATCCGGACCACTCTCTGGCGTGGTTCACCATCGGCCATGCCGGGGTGGCGGTGGTGGTGGGCCGTTTCGACAAACTGTTCGGCAGCTATACCTTCAATCCCGCGCGTCCTGCGGAGGACAAAGTGGACATCCGCATTCCCGCAGCCAGCATCAATACCAACTTCGCCCTAAGGGATCACGACTTGCGTGGGCCGGACTTTTTCAATGTCCGGGAGTTTCCGAACATCACATTCGTCAGTACGCGCTATCAACCCACGGGTAAAGAGAGCGGACAACTGTATGGGAAACTGACCATTCATGGCGTGACGCGGCCGGTGACCTTCCAGGTGCGGGAAATCGGTGCCGGGCCGGTGCCGGCGTTGCCCAAGCCCTGGGGTGGGTATCTCTCCGGCTATGAGGCCACCACCACCATCCAGCGCAGCGACTTCGGCATGGATGCCTATGCGGGCATGATCGCCAACACAGTGCACCTGCATGTGAACATCGAGGGTGTTCGCACGACCGGCTGA
- a CDS encoding GNAT family N-acetyltransferase has protein sequence MIPVENGPENSGNVPAAVELHYVDQEDDVLTCYPLMRQLRPHLDSEQEFLRRWQRQTSQGYRLLALWHGTQPVGLAGFRVQDNLVHGRFVYVDDLVIDASCRSRGYGKILIERLKAEAMLLGCAKLLLDAAMGNTLGHRFYYRQGLLATALRFSVTLPDQAQCLP, from the coding sequence ATGATTCCAGTAGAAAACGGCCCGGAGAACAGCGGGAATGTCCCTGCAGCGGTCGAACTACATTATGTCGATCAGGAAGACGATGTCCTGACCTGCTATCCCCTGATGCGGCAACTGCGACCGCACCTGGATTCTGAACAGGAGTTTCTGCGACGTTGGCAGCGCCAGACAAGCCAAGGCTACCGCTTGCTGGCCCTGTGGCACGGCACACAACCCGTGGGTCTTGCCGGATTCCGCGTGCAAGACAATTTGGTGCATGGCCGCTTCGTCTACGTGGATGATCTCGTCATTGATGCGTCCTGCCGCAGTCGGGGGTACGGGAAGATTCTGATCGAGCGACTAAAAGCCGAGGCCATGCTTCTGGGTTGTGCCAAACTGCTGTTGGACGCAGCCATGGGTAATACACTCGGGCATCGTTTTTATTATCGTCAAGGGCTGTTGGCTACCGCTTTACGCTTCAGTGTGACGCTGCCAGATCAAGCACAGTGCCTGCCTTAG
- a CDS encoding antitoxin Xre/MbcA/ParS toxin-binding domain-containing protein, with protein sequence MAIALIEPGTPASQGILRLLGLLPEEDTALLELTETGVPLAQLALLTELGLMKTEIQALVIPARTMSHRKAGTGRLNREESDRFLRVLRCLLQARQTFGDPEKALRWLRKPKTGLGGRTPLTALETEMGARLVEEWLVRIDQGMAA encoded by the coding sequence ATGGCGATAGCACTGATCGAACCAGGAACGCCCGCATCGCAAGGGATTCTGCGGCTGCTTGGGCTTCTCCCGGAAGAGGACACTGCCCTGCTTGAACTGACGGAAACGGGGGTTCCTCTTGCGCAGTTGGCGCTGCTAACGGAGCTCGGGTTGATGAAGACCGAAATCCAGGCACTGGTCATCCCGGCGCGGACCATGTCGCATCGCAAAGCGGGTACCGGTCGCCTGAATCGGGAGGAGTCCGACCGGTTCCTGCGCGTCTTGCGCTGTCTGCTGCAGGCGCGACAGACCTTCGGCGACCCGGAAAAGGCCCTGCGCTGGTTGCGCAAACCGAAAACCGGACTGGGTGGCCGCACGCCACTCACGGCGCTGGAAACCGAAATGGGTGCCCGTCTGGTGGAAGAATGGTTGGTCCGTATCGATCAGGGGATGGCCGCCTGA
- a CDS encoding MarR family transcriptional regulator has translation MDDAAPKPLIPPAGEGKRGENGYLGYLLRQAAGAYRHRVERALADLRVTPPQFSVLTMLAAYPGISNADLARLALLTPQTVSTIVANLERAGAIVREPHRYHGRIQQIDLSETGKSLLATCRARVHGMEQKLTDGLSREEESALRKWLVRVATSI, from the coding sequence ATGGACGACGCAGCGCCAAAACCCCTCATCCCTCCAGCGGGAGAGGGCAAACGCGGGGAAAATGGGTATCTGGGTTACCTGCTGCGGCAGGCTGCGGGGGCGTACCGGCACCGAGTGGAACGAGCGCTCGCCGACCTGCGGGTAACGCCTCCACAATTTTCCGTACTCACCATGCTGGCCGCCTATCCCGGCATTTCCAATGCCGATCTGGCGCGGCTGGCCCTCCTCACCCCGCAAACGGTCAGCACCATTGTCGCCAACCTGGAACGCGCCGGGGCCATCGTGCGCGAGCCGCATCGTTACCATGGCCGTATCCAGCAGATTGATCTCAGTGAGACAGGCAAGTCGTTATTGGCGACCTGCCGTGCGCGGGTGCACGGTATGGAGCAAAAGCTGACCGATGGGCTTTCCCGAGAAGAGGAATCGGCACTTCGAAAATGGCTGGTTCGCGTCGCCACGTCAATCTGA
- a CDS encoding methylated-DNA--[protein]-cysteine S-methyltransferase, with protein MLNEALRWQLDRVTTPLGVMLLVTDAQNILRALDWADSEARMLDRLRLLYGSDGVTLTSGTAPQMVRNGLEAYWAGDLNAVSAIPVETAGTAFQQVAWAWLRSIPAGETRSYQEQARGMNRASAVRAVGRANGANPIGIVIPCHRVIGANGTLTGYAGGIERKRWLLRHEGGDF; from the coding sequence ATGCTGAACGAAGCGCTTCGATGGCAGTTGGATCGTGTCACTACACCGTTGGGTGTCATGCTGCTGGTCACCGACGCACAAAACATCTTGCGTGCACTGGACTGGGCGGACAGCGAGGCCCGCATGCTGGATCGACTCCGCCTGCTCTACGGCTCCGATGGGGTAACGCTGACATCGGGGACTGCTCCGCAGATGGTTCGCAACGGTCTGGAAGCCTACTGGGCGGGTGATCTCAACGCCGTCTCCGCCATTCCCGTAGAAACCGCAGGCACCGCGTTTCAGCAGGTGGCCTGGGCCTGGTTGCGCAGCATTCCCGCCGGAGAAACCCGCAGCTACCAGGAACAGGCGAGAGGCATGAACCGGGCATCGGCGGTGCGTGCCGTGGGGCGTGCCAACGGCGCGAATCCCATTGGTATTGTCATTCCCTGCCATCGCGTCATCGGCGCCAATGGCACCTTGACCGGGTACGCGGGCGGAATAGAGCGCAAACGCTGGCTGTTACGCCATGAGGGTGGTGATTTTTAG
- a CDS encoding transcriptional regulator: MEIKAIHDEAGYRAALAELDRTWDAPKGSPGSDRMEVLTILIADYERQHHAIEDPDPIALLEHVMEARGLTRKDLEPCIGSRARVSEVLNRRRPLTLEMIRRLAEQFDLPAEVLVRPYPIRPHAA; this comes from the coding sequence ATGGAGATCAAAGCCATTCATGATGAAGCCGGTTATCGTGCCGCGCTGGCTGAGTTAGACCGGACCTGGGATGCGCCCAAAGGCAGCCCAGGGAGCGACCGCATGGAAGTGCTGACCATACTGATCGCCGATTATGAGCGTCAGCACCACGCCATAGAGGATCCCGATCCCATTGCTTTACTGGAGCATGTCATGGAGGCGCGCGGCCTCACCCGCAAGGATCTGGAACCCTGCATCGGATCACGGGCCCGGGTTTCCGAAGTGCTCAACCGGCGCCGCCCGCTGACCCTGGAAATGATCCGTCGCCTGGCGGAACAGTTTGATCTGCCTGCTGAAGTACTGGTGCGCCCCTACCCGATCCGGCCTCACGCGGCATAG
- a CDS encoding MarR family winged helix-turn-helix transcriptional regulator: protein MREKILRETTKQSSMDLQESAVKEPFLAVLRELAQAYHAFSAYSAAHVRQLGLTPAQFDVIATLGNTQGMPLSQLAQKTLITKGTLTGIIDRLEEKGLVRREVPAGDRRSFRAVLTPEGEALFSRVFPTHTAYLRQTFADVDADDLEQVRRTLRALRGRFQVETKI, encoded by the coding sequence ATGCGTGAAAAAATACTTCGGGAGACGACAAAACAGTCCTCTATGGATCTGCAGGAGAGCGCAGTAAAGGAACCGTTTCTCGCCGTCCTGCGAGAGCTTGCCCAGGCCTATCATGCCTTTTCCGCCTACTCCGCCGCTCACGTCCGGCAACTGGGCCTCACACCAGCGCAGTTTGACGTCATCGCTACCCTGGGCAACACCCAGGGAATGCCCCTCAGCCAGCTTGCCCAAAAAACCTTGATCACCAAGGGAACCCTGACCGGCATCATCGACCGCCTCGAAGAAAAGGGCTTGGTTCGCAGGGAGGTACCAGCCGGCGATCGACGGAGTTTCCGCGCCGTTCTGACCCCCGAAGGCGAGGCCCTTTTTTCCCGAGTATTTCCCACCCATACCGCCTATCTCAGACAGACCTTTGCGGACGTAGATGCGGATGATTTGGAGCAGGTACGCCGCACCCTGCGCGCGTTGCGAGGTCGGTTCCAGGTCGAAACCAAAATATAG
- a CDS encoding TA system VapC family ribonuclease toxin, giving the protein MTFLLDVNVLIALIDPMHVQHDMAHEWFAAHGQPAWATCPLTENGVLRIVGHPRYPNSPGTPAAVAPLIQGLRASPGHVFWPDDISLLDVDHIDASRLLTSGQITDSYLLALACAHEGQLATFDHRLVTNAVRNGLQCIHKI; this is encoded by the coding sequence ATGACCTTCTTGCTCGATGTAAACGTGCTGATTGCGCTCATCGACCCCATGCATGTTCAGCATGATATGGCCCATGAATGGTTTGCAGCCCATGGGCAACCCGCATGGGCTACCTGTCCCTTAACAGAGAATGGTGTACTGCGCATCGTGGGCCATCCGCGCTATCCAAATTCACCAGGCACGCCAGCGGCAGTGGCACCGCTGATCCAGGGATTGCGCGCGTCACCTGGCCATGTTTTTTGGCCAGACGACATCAGCCTGTTGGATGTCGACCATATCGACGCATCGCGCCTGCTCACTTCTGGTCAGATTACCGATAGCTACCTCTTGGCGCTGGCCTGCGCCCATGAGGGCCAACTGGCAACCTTCGATCATCGCTTGGTGACCAATGCCGTGCGCAACGGTTTGCAATGCATCCACAAAATTTAA
- a CDS encoding 2-isopropylmalate synthase, whose protein sequence is MGTFNHRRYRAFAPVHKPDRRWPNQRMHHAPVWTSVDLRDGNQALVSPMSVEQKLRMFDLLARMGFREIEVGFPAASQPDFDFVRRIIEEDRIPEQVTIQVLTQAREALIDRTYEALKGVRRAIVHVYNSTNPAQREQVFGLDREGVQAIAVRGAEWVKAGAARYPETEWVFQYSPESFSATEPDYAVDVCEAVNGVWRPDQGQAVILNLPATVESSMPNVFADQIEWFCDHLRGREHVKISVHNHNDRGCAVAAAELAVLAGADRVEGTLFGNGERTGNMDILTMAMNLYSQGIDPQLDMSMGTEIAEIYTACTGMVVPPRHPWFGELVYTAFSGSHQDAIRKGMHHRREREEAVWEVPYLPIDPADLGRKYEEVVRINSQSGKGGVAHVLERDHGISLPRWLAQDFSAVVQAASERETGEVRSAQIYTLFQGHYCQLAEEWHLRRYRLSREGEQVAATVVVGPEAQPHILQGKGSGAVGALVDALIQSWGVRAEVEQFDQHAIGTGTAARAMACVRVSVDHGHAASAVAFGEDTTEAALQAVLSAIGRSVAKHNTKR, encoded by the coding sequence ATGGGGACTTTCAACCACCGCCGTTACCGCGCCTTCGCGCCCGTTCACAAACCGGATCGGCGCTGGCCCAACCAGCGTATGCACCACGCGCCGGTCTGGACCAGCGTCGATCTGCGCGACGGCAATCAGGCGCTGGTTTCCCCCATGAGTGTCGAGCAAAAGCTCCGGATGTTCGATTTGCTCGCGCGCATGGGCTTTCGGGAGATTGAGGTGGGTTTTCCCGCCGCCTCCCAACCCGATTTTGACTTTGTGCGGCGCATCATTGAAGAAGACCGTATCCCCGAGCAGGTGACCATCCAGGTGCTCACTCAGGCGCGGGAAGCCCTGATTGACCGCACATACGAGGCCTTGAAAGGGGTGCGGCGGGCGATTGTCCATGTCTACAACTCCACCAACCCTGCGCAGCGCGAGCAGGTGTTTGGCCTGGATCGGGAGGGCGTCCAGGCCATTGCCGTGCGTGGCGCGGAGTGGGTGAAGGCCGGAGCCGCACGCTATCCAGAGACGGAATGGGTCTTTCAGTATTCGCCGGAGAGCTTCAGTGCCACCGAGCCGGATTATGCGGTGGATGTCTGCGAGGCGGTCAATGGGGTCTGGCGGCCTGATCAGGGGCAGGCGGTGATCCTCAACCTGCCCGCCACCGTCGAGTCGTCCATGCCCAACGTCTTCGCGGACCAGATTGAATGGTTCTGCGACCACTTGCGCGGGCGGGAGCACGTGAAAATCAGTGTGCACAACCACAATGACCGCGGCTGCGCGGTAGCGGCGGCGGAACTGGCGGTGTTGGCCGGTGCTGACCGGGTGGAGGGCACCCTCTTCGGCAACGGCGAGCGGACCGGCAACATGGATATTCTCACCATGGCCATGAATCTTTACTCTCAGGGCATTGATCCGCAACTGGATATGTCCATGGGCACGGAAATCGCGGAGATCTATACCGCGTGTACGGGTATGGTCGTGCCGCCGCGCCATCCCTGGTTTGGCGAACTGGTCTACACGGCGTTTTCCGGCAGTCACCAGGACGCCATTCGCAAGGGCATGCACCATCGGCGGGAACGGGAAGAGGCTGTCTGGGAGGTGCCCTATCTGCCCATCGATCCTGCGGATTTGGGGCGCAAGTACGAGGAGGTGGTGCGCATCAACAGCCAGTCCGGGAAAGGCGGTGTCGCCCACGTGCTGGAGCGCGACCACGGCATTTCCTTGCCGCGCTGGTTGGCGCAGGACTTCAGCGCCGTAGTGCAGGCGGCTTCCGAGCGGGAAACGGGTGAGGTCCGTTCAGCGCAGATTTATACCCTGTTCCAGGGTCATTACTGTCAGCTCGCGGAAGAATGGCATCTGCGCCGCTATCGTCTCAGCCGGGAGGGGGAGCAGGTCGCAGCGACCGTGGTGGTGGGCCCGGAGGCGCAGCCGCATATTTTACAGGGCAAGGGGAGCGGCGCCGTAGGGGCCTTGGTCGATGCGCTGATCCAGAGTTGGGGCGTTCGTGCCGAGGTGGAGCAGTTCGACCAGCATGCCATCGGCACCGGCACCGCCGCCCGCGCCATGGCCTGCGTCCGGGTCAGTGTGGATCATGGCCATGCGGCATCGGCAGTGGCTTTTGGCGAGGATACCACTGAGGCCGCTTTACAGGCGGTGCTCAGTGCGATTGGTCGGTCCGTTGCAAAACACAACACAAAGCGGTAA
- a CDS encoding AlkA N-terminal domain-containing protein, whose translation MNTSDLNREVCYRAVLAKDARFDGKFYTAVLSTGIYCRPVCPARPPKLRNCLFVPSAAVARQLGFRACLRCRPELVGAEPFAEASALMVSRALQQMSDDGAWNGTSLEDVAVQLGVSGRHLRRLFGRVLGSPPTALAQMQRILLAKKLIAETGLSMTDVALAAGFGSVRRFNAVMQRHCGCAPGTLRHTSASKSDMAAGITLKLPYTPPYDWTTLLEFLAGRAIPGVEAVQSGQYWRAFQLEGVQGLVEVHPDPVADQLLATIHATKIPPIGIIVARLRRLFDLDTEIIRIDQHLSIDPLMASRVRARPGLRVPGAWDLFELTVRAILGQQISVAAATTLSGRLVAALGELLTEDMARLSDGTGISRIFPAPVAVMTADLSSIGLTRAREKALQALAVAMQEGRLAFSAHTLDSIIKNLCELPGIGPWTAHYIAMRGYRDPDAFPHSDLGLLRALETESGRPNPAEMLMLAEAWRPWRAYAAMRLWAQP comes from the coding sequence ATGAATACATCGGACCTTAATCGCGAAGTGTGCTACCGCGCCGTCCTGGCAAAGGACGCGCGGTTTGACGGCAAGTTCTACACGGCCGTGTTATCCACGGGCATCTATTGCCGTCCGGTATGCCCCGCACGCCCCCCCAAGCTGAGAAATTGCCTCTTTGTACCCAGCGCTGCGGTAGCCAGGCAGTTGGGCTTCCGAGCCTGTTTGCGTTGTCGCCCCGAGTTGGTAGGGGCCGAACCTTTCGCAGAGGCCAGCGCCCTGATGGTTTCTCGAGCTTTGCAGCAGATGAGTGATGACGGCGCCTGGAATGGCACTAGTTTGGAGGACGTGGCTGTGCAATTAGGTGTTAGCGGACGACATTTGCGGCGACTGTTTGGGCGCGTGCTCGGCAGCCCGCCGACGGCTCTTGCGCAGATGCAGCGCATTCTGCTGGCCAAAAAACTGATTGCAGAAACCGGACTTTCCATGACCGATGTCGCACTTGCTGCAGGGTTTGGCAGCGTCCGCCGTTTCAATGCGGTCATGCAGCGCCATTGTGGGTGTGCACCCGGCACACTGCGCCATACTTCTGCTTCGAAGAGCGATATGGCTGCGGGTATCACCTTGAAGCTGCCCTATACCCCGCCTTATGACTGGACGACACTGCTGGAATTTCTGGCAGGCCGTGCCATCCCTGGGGTGGAGGCCGTGCAGTCCGGGCAATATTGGCGCGCCTTTCAGCTAGAGGGGGTACAGGGCCTTGTCGAAGTCCATCCTGATCCGGTGGCCGATCAGCTTCTGGCAACCATACACGCAACGAAAATTCCCCCAATAGGCATCATCGTGGCGCGATTGCGCCGCCTGTTTGATCTGGATACGGAAATCATTAGGATCGACCAGCATCTTTCCATAGACCCGCTTATGGCTTCACGCGTCAGGGCGAGGCCGGGATTGCGTGTCCCAGGCGCATGGGATTTGTTCGAACTCACCGTGCGCGCGATATTAGGTCAGCAAATTAGTGTGGCCGCGGCGACCACGCTATCGGGTCGGCTTGTTGCCGCCCTTGGGGAATTGCTCACAGAGGATATGGCGCGACTTTCAGATGGCACGGGAATCTCCAGGATATTCCCGGCACCCGTCGCCGTCATGACCGCCGACCTGAGCTCTATCGGCCTAACCCGGGCCAGAGAAAAAGCGCTGCAGGCTCTGGCTGTGGCCATGCAAGAGGGTCGCCTGGCTTTTTCGGCTCATACCCTCGACAGCATCATCAAAAACCTCTGCGAACTGCCGGGTATCGGCCCGTGGACGGCGCACTACATCGCCATGCGCGGCTATCGTGATCCGGACGCCTTCCCCCATTCAGACCTGGGACTACTGCGCGCACTGGAAACGGAGAGTGGGCGCCCCAACCCCGCAGAAATGCTGATGCTCGCCGAAGCATGGCGGCCCTGGCGGGCCTATGCGGCCATGCGTTTGTGGGCGCAACCCTAA